gctctgggggggctgattttcattttttggggtttcttcctttttttggtggggggttTTGGCGGGGGGGGTCACTCCGGGGTCGTTCCGCTCCTCCCGCTGCTCAGGGTGGATTGATTTtcattttggggcttttttccttttgttttgggttttttttttccttttgttttagggtttttctgGCGAGGGGGTCGTTCCCCCCACTCCCTGCTAATGGGGggtttgattttcattttcggggttttttggttttatttttgggggttttctttggttttaagGCGATTTTTGCCGGGCGCTTTTTGGGCcgggtttttggggaggggtctcggccccggggggggctcggcgggcgctgccgccgctgccggtGACTCatcccggagccgccgccgtgCGCGGAATGGCAACGGGAGGGGAACCGAGCCGGGCACGGGAGGGAGACCGAAAATACCCgggggggaaaataaaataaaatttaaattaaaatttaaaaaaaaaattttaaaaaattaaaaattaaataaaataaaaaataaaaaataaaaaataaaaaaaaataaaaaataaaaaattaaaaattaaaatataaagtataaagtataaaatataaactataaaatataaaatataaaatataaaatataaaatataaaatataaaatataaaatataaaataaataatatataaataaataaatatataaataaaaataaaataaaataaaataaaaaaaaaaaaaataaaataaaataaaaaaaaataaaataaaataaaataaaataaaataaaatcaagaataaagtaaaatcaaaaataaaataaaataaaataaaataaaataaaataaaataaaataaaataaaataaaacccgGGGGGGTGcggagggagagagggaacggggctgcgggagggaaactgaggcacggcccCGGCGGGAGGGAGCGGGAGCGGAACGGGGGGAAAAACCCGGTGGGAATCGGGGGGGGCGACGCGTTCTGAACCCCCCCTGACACCCCCGGACACCCCCGGACACCCCAGGACGGCCCCggacacccccagagccccccgagGATCCCGGAACGTCCCCGGAGGGTCCCaaggggagcagcccctgcgGACCCCAATAATGGCCGagaggtgaatttggggtgaaaagagGATTTTAGTGACAGCGGCGGcagcgaggggacagcgagggacaattggggacagttggggacagctggggacacggtgggggcAGCCAGTGGTGAGAAGGGAGGGTTGGGGGTCGCGGTGGTCACAGAGGGacggggggacagggatggagattTGGGGTCGAGGGTCCTGGGGGACAGGAATggagatttgggggtcctgggggggagagggaggggatttggggtgacagggatggagatttggggtcgggggtcctggggggacaggaatggagatttgagggtcctgggggggagagggaggggatttggggggacagggagggggatttggggtcgggGGTCCAGCTGGGGTGAggtggggaatttggggaggagatttgggggtcctggggggaacagagtttgggatttgggggtcctggggtgacagggatggggatttggggtcgggggtcctgggggtgaggtggggaatttggggaggggaaaggggatcGGGAGGGGGTCTCGGGGGTGGAACGGGGGGGGGGGATCTCAGTGAGGTTCGGGCAGGCTCTGGGGGGTCCCGGTCAATGCGGGGGGGTCcggccgggggtcccgggggtctcgGGGGTCCCGGTCAGTGCTGGGGGGCGCGGCCGGGGGGCTCCCGGCACACCTGGCGGAAGGCGTTGCGCAGCAGCACGTACGGGAAGCAGCTCTCCAGCATGTCCAGCGTCAGGAAGGACGACTCGGCCACGATctttggggtggggggcaccCATAAACACCCATCAGCACCCATCGGCACCCATCGGCACCCATAAACACCCATAAACACCCATCATGACTCATCAGCGCCCCCCCACTCCTGCCGACCCCCCTGTGGCTCCCCCGGCCCGGCTCAGggtgaaatatttgaaatatttgcaaTATTTGCATTGAAATCGCTCCGGGCGCCAGGTGTTCCAGATGTTCCAGGTGTCCTCATGTCccccaccgtgtcccctccATGTGCCCCCCAGGTGCCTCCCatgtcccccccatgtcccccccatgtcccccccaggtgtccccaggtgcctcCCATGTCCCCCCCAGGTCCCCCCAGATGTCCCCTCTACGTGTCCACAGgttccccccatgtcccccccaaGTGTCCCAGGTGTCCTCCCCAGGTGTCTCCCGTATCCCAGTTGTTGCCCCAGGTGTCGCAGATGTCTCCACCAGGTGTCCCCatcaggtgtccccaggtgtcccaggtgtcccatgtccccaggtgtcccccccaggtgtcccccccaggtgtccccaggtgtcccaggtgtcccccccaggtgtccccatgtccccaccaggtgcagcagcagcacgatCGAGTCCTGGTTCCGCAGCCGCGCCTTGTCCggctcctgggccagctgcaggaggctgctggaggccagctggggacacaggggacaatggggggacagtgacagggacagggggacagggacagttggggacagccacagggacagttgagcacagcagggacagcggggacagggtCAGTcaaggacagcagggacagaaccagcccagaggggacagtgccagccccaAGAGTggacagtgccagccccagggaggggacagggacagtgccagcctggaggggacagtgccagccccaAGAGTGGACAGTGCCAGTCCAGTGGGGAACAGGACAGTGCCAGCCCCAAGAGCGGACAGTGCCAGTCCCAGGGGGGACAGTGCCAgcctggaggggacagggccagggacagggagaggacagggacagccccaagagtggacagtgccagcctggaggggacagggacagccccaagagtggacagggacagccccagggaggggacagtgccaccccagaggggacagtgccagcctggaggggacagggtcagggacAGGGCCAGCCCAGAAGGGACAGAACCAGCCCGGAGGGGACAATGCCAgcccggggaggggacagggacagttcTGTGCCAGGCTCACCAGCAGGAACTCCTTGAGGTGCGTCTCGATGTTCTTGCTGTGCACGGTGAAGAGCGCGGCCGAGAGCTGCACGATGGCCTTGGCCAGGCAGTGCACGTTGTTGTTGTGGCCTGGGGACATCGCGGGGACATCGGGGACgccgggggggacacggggtggGAGTCAGTAAAGGGGGGGACAGGTGAAGATTGGGGATTCGGGAaggctggggacatgggcaggggttggggacacaggaatgttggggacacaggaatgtTGGGGACACAGAAAGGTCTTGGGGACACTCAAGTgttggggacacagcagggttGGGGACAGTCCAGAGTCTCCACAGTGCCACCTCCCTTGGTGACAGTCGTGGTGTTCCCCCAAAACTTCTGCTGTGACAATGGGACAGTGAGAACTGCAAGCAtggtgacatggggacacacagggacatggggacaggggacatggggacatgaggacatggggacatgaggacatggggacacaggcacacaggggacacagggacagggggacatgggcacacacacagagacactggggacatggggacatgaggacagggacacaggacaggagacacagggacatggggacatgaggACACAGGACAAAAGGGACAAGGGGACATGGGACCAGGCACCGGGTGACAGGGACTcatgggacatggggacacaaaaaggacacagggacacatggTACCCTGGGGACACGGCCCCTACCGAGCCCAGCTCGGTTGACAGGACGCCAGGGTCAGCGCCACCCcaggggatggcagggacaggccacCCGGGAACACCAGGAGCAGTGCACCAGTAAGTCCCCCAGGGGGACAGGCCCCATGACCCAGAGGGGTACAGGCGGTGACAGTGCCACCCaggaggtgacagtgccacccaGGAGGTGATAGTGCCACCTGGGCAGTGACAGCGCCACCCtggcagtgacagtgccaccccacGGTGACAGCGCCACCCCACGGTGACAGTGCACCCaggaggtgacagtgccaccccacGGTAACAGTGTCaccccacggtgtccccagagccccccgcACCTGTCCTGTGCCCCGCCAGGGCCGTCACCAGCGCCGGGTCCACCTCGCACGGGACCCCCGCGGCCGAGGCCAGCTCGAAGATGCTCAGGGtgacctggggacagggggacagggtcGCGCAGTGTCACAGGTGTCACACGGTGTCACACGGTGTCACAGGGCCGGGTGGGCaccccccgtgtccctgtccccacctggaTGTCGGTGTCCGGGGTCACCACGTCCGCCAGGCACTCGATGGGGCCCATCAGGAACGGGCAGTGCTGAGAGAACACCTGGGGGGGCGGGCAGGGGGTCAGGGGGTCGTGGGCCCCAAAATGGGGGGGTCACATGTCCCCAAATGGAGGGATTGGGTCCCCAAAATGGGGGGAGGTCATGTGTCCCCAAATGGGGGACCGGACCCAATGGGGGGAGTCATGTGTCCCCAAATGGGGTCAGGGGTCTGGGCCACAAATGGGGGGACTGGGACCCAAATGGGGGCGGGGGGGCACGTGTCCCCAAATGAGGGTTCTGGGTGCCAAAATAGGGGGACTGGGATCCcaaatgggggggggggtcctAGGTCCCCAAATGGGGGTCCTGGGCCCCAAAATGGGGAGGTCTTGGGCCTCCAAATGGGGGGACTGTGTCCCCAAATGGGGGTCAGGGGGGTCCTGGGCCCAAAATGGGGGGACTGGGTCCCCAAATGGGAGGGGGGGATCCTGTGTCCTCAAATGGGGGGATGGGGTCCCAAGATGGGGGCTTCTGGGTCCCCAAATGGGGGTCAGGggtgtcctgtgtccccaaatgGGTGTCCTGGAGGGTCCCAGGGTCTGGGGGTTCCCCGGGGGGGTTCCGGGGGGTCCCACCTCCCGCAGGCCCTGCTGGGCCATGGCGCGGAAGCTCAGGATCTCCCCGATGATGGTCATGCGCTTCAGGACGTTCTCGGCCGCTGTGGGGACACGCGGGGGACAGCGGGGTGACACGTGAGACACCCACCGTGTGCCACCCTCCATGTGACACTCCCGTGTGCCATTCTGTGTGCCACCCCACTGTGtcaccccctgtgccaccccgtGTGCCACTCACAGCTCAGGCGGGGCAGCAGCGCCGGCCTCTGCTCGGCCCGGCAGCAGCGCAGCTGCACCAGCGTGTCCATGTTCTCCACCACCAGCTTCtgcggggacatggggacagtggggacactggggacagtggggacattgggggacattggggatactggggacactggggacactggggacagtggggacattgggggacattggggatactAGGGACACTGGGGACGCTGGGGACAtagggggacattggggatactagggaccctggggacattgggggaccTGGCATCTCCCACCATCCcaaggggcaggcagggacagggttgGGGTGGCACTAGGatgtgtcccctgtcccctgtccccagcccctgtcccctgtcccctgtccccagcccctgtccccataCCTTCAGCTCTGTCACCTGGGACCTCACGTGCCACATCAGGTTCTCGCTCAGGAACCTCATCCCATAGGGCCCAATGAGCTCGGCCAGCGCCCGCATCTCTGTAGAGGGGGCAGGGggtgacaggtggggacaggtggggacactgcagggacagggggtgacagccgccccccccaaacccccccagcccACCTGAGACGTCGGAGAACTCGGCGGCGCTgaacaggggctgctcctcgcGGGGCACCGTGGTGAAGGCCTGGAGGGCCGGGGACAGGAGCACGGCCCCGGTGCTGGCCTGGCGCAGCAGCGCCTCCAGGTACCTGTGGGGACACCGCTGTCACCTGCGGCACTGTCACCTGTCACCTATGGCACTGTCACCCATAGCAATGTCAGCCATGGCAAGGTCACCCACGGCAATTCCACCCATATCcgtgctgccaccaccctgtccccctgtccccctgccctgtgGTGACCCTGTCCTCATGTCCATGCAGTGACCctgccaccctgtccctgtcccctccatggTGGCACTGACCAGTTGGTGTAGATGGCGGTCACAgtgaccctgtccccatgtctccgttggcaccttttacgacagtcgtGCTTTACGGCCATCTTTAtgacagtcgcgctttacggcagtaTTTACGACAGTCTGtctttacggcaccttttacgccagtcgcgctttacggcaccttttacaacagtcgcgctttacggctgtccccatgtcccctccatggtGGCACTGACCAGTCGGTGTAGATGGCCGTCAGCGTGGGCTGCCTGTCgcaccctgtccccatgtccccatgtcccctccctggtGGCACTGACCAGTCGGTGTAGATGGCCGTCAGCGTGGGCTGCCCGCTGCCGTCGCGggggtggctctgctgcagcagcaccgcCCGCAGCAGCCGCGCCGTGTCCAGGGCCACCAGGTGTCCCAGGCGCTGCACCAGCCCCATGTAGGCGCCCAGCCCCGCCAGCACCTCCGAGGGCCGCGCCACCTCCTGCGAGGCCTGGCTGTACCCGGCCATGGCCACGATGGccctgcggggacacggggacagtgagggacgCGCAGGGTGTCACCTCGGCCCTGCGTGTCCCCGGTGTGTGCTCAGcgtgtcccctcagccctgcgtgtccccagcgtgtccccagcgtgtcccctcagccctgcgTGTCCCCCGTGTGTCCCCTCGCCCATGTGTCCCAGCATGTCTCATCAACCACGCAAGTCCCTCGGGCCCTACATGTCCCCCAGTGTGTCCCTTGGTCCCACGGTTGCCCCCTTCAGCCTACatgtcccctcagccctgcgTGTCCCCAGCATGTCCCCAGCGTGTCCTCTCAGCCCTGCGTGTCCCCCGTGTGTCCCCTCGGCCCCATGTGTCCCCAGCGTGTCTCATCAACCCCGCATGTCCCCTTGGCCCTACATgttcccagtgtgtccccagcttGTCCCTGACGTGTCCCCTTGGCCCTAcatgtccccactgtgtcccctcGGTCCCACGTTGCCCCCTCAGCCTTACAtgtcccctcagccccacaTGTCCCCAGCATGGCCCCAGCGTGTCCCATCagccccccatgtccccttggccctgtgtgtccccagcatgtcccctcagccctgcatgTCCCCTCGGCCCCACGTGTCCCCACTTGGTCAGGCGCGCCTCCAGGTGGCTGCTCAGGTACTCGGCCGGTGTCACCGTGTGCCCGAAGACGGTGAAGTTGGGGACGTGGTTgaggctcagggacagctcGGCCAGGGTCAGGTGCAGCTTGTCCATGCTGGAGGACAGTCATGGTGTGACCCCATGGGGACAATCCGTGTCCAATGGGGACAATCACACTGTGTCCCCATGCCACACCCAAGCTCTGGTAGCTTCAGGTGAGCTCCTGAAGACCCCAGAGGCCACCAAGACCTCAAAGGCCACCGAGCCCCAAAGGTCCTGGAGACCCCAAATGCCACCCAGACCACAAAGGCCACTGAGCACCCAGAAGTTCTGGAGACCCCAAAGGCCACCAAAACCCCAAGGGCCACCAAGACCCCAAAGGTCCTGGAGACCCCAAAGGTCCTGGAGCCCCCAAATGCCACCAAGACCTCAAAGGCCACCAAGAGCCCAAAGGTCCTGAagcccccaaatccatcctgagCCCCCAGAAGTTCTGGAGACTCCCAAGTCCCCAGAACCGTGACCCCATGGGGACAGTCCCTCCCCCAGGTGACACTCACTTGGTGGTCAGGGTCCGGTCCCGCCGGTGGCTCTCTGTCCCGGGTTTGTCCCTTTGGGGGTCCCCCTTGCGGGGCGGCTGCTTCGGGGTTTTCTTGACGCGGGCTCTGCTGATGGTGGCTGCACAGTGCTTGGGGAGGAGCTGCGGGGCGGGGACAGGGgcgtggggacatggggacatggggacagggacatggggacaccccaaatgAGGCCACCATGGTCACAGGCCACCatcccccagggctgggtcagGGGATGCCCCACCAGGTTTGGCCCCCATGGAGGAACTTCCCCCATTCCGAGGGtttggtggggacagggggacaaggggacagagAGGCCATGGAGACCCCGATGGCCACAGAGACCCCAGAGGCCACAGAGACCCTCAAGCTGATGGAGACCTCATGGTGGTGGGGAccccaccatgtcccaccaAAGGCAGAGGGATCCTGAAGGTGTGAGGACCCCAAAGGCCACTGAACCCCCAAAGATGCTGGAGCCCCCAAAGGTCCTGGAGCCCCCAAAGGCCACCAAGACCCCAGAGATTCTGGAGACCTCAAAGGCCACCAAGACCCCAAAGATCCTGAAACCCCCAAAAGTCCTCCAGCCCCCAAAGGTCCTGGAGCCCCCAAAGGCCACCAAGACCCCAAAGGTCTTGAAGGTCCCAAGGTTCACCAATCCCTCTAAAAGTCCCAGACCCCCCGGActcccccaagccccccaaaggtcccagacccccccagacccccagacCTGCTGGCTCAGGTTGTGCTGCTCGGCGCAGGCATCCAGGACGCAGCCGCTGCCCACCCGcgccagctcctccaggaacttgtggcacagccccagcgccgccgcctccagctgggggtactggggggacacagcacccctcagagccagggacagggctgggggaccccccaaacccccccccccagggtGTCACCCACCTCCTCGGGGCACATGGGGTGCTGGCAGCGCGAGAAGTGGGCGCAGAGCAGGGGGAAGGCGATGGCGAAACGCAGCATGGACGGCTCGTCCAGCGTCTGCGCGAACATCCGCTCCAGGGGACGGGGGTAGaaactggggacagggacacagacggggacagggacagggtcaggggACACCGAGAATATCCGCTCCAGGGGACGGGGATAGaaactggggacagggacacagatggggacagggacagggtcaggggACACCGAGAATATCCGCTCCAGGGGAGGGGGTAGAAACTGGGGACAGGAACAAGGGACCAGGACGGGGTCAGGGGACACGAGAAATCTGCTCTAGGGGACGGGGGTAGaaactggggacagggacacagacggggacagggacagggtcaggggACACCGAGAATATCCGCTCCAGGGGACGGGGGTAGaaactggggacagggacacagacggggacagggacagggtcaggggACACCGAGAATATCCGCTCCAGGGGACGGGGGTAGaaactggggacagggacacagatggggacagggacagggccagcaGGGTCAGGGGACACTGAGAACATCTGCTCCAGGGGATGGGGGTAGAaactggggacaggaggggacagggacacagatgGGGTCAGGGGACACAGAACATCTGCTCTAGGGGACGCGAATGGAAACtgccagaggggacagggacaggaggggacagggacaaggacagggatggggacagggactgggacaCTGAGAACATCTGCTCCAGGGGATGGGTGTGGAAACtgccagaggggacagggacagggacggggacaggggggtCAGGAGACACCGCCAACATCTGCGCCGGGGGCCATGGGTGGAAactgcaggaggggacagggacagggacagggacagggacagggacaggggctcaCCAGAGGTGGGACAGGTCCGAGGTCTCGTCCAGCAGCTCCTCGGGCCGGTCCAGCAGGAGCGTGTGGAACACCACCAGGCTCATGGCACGGCCAACGTCACTGTTGGAGCTCAGCGGCAGCGAGGCCTTGGCCACACTGGTGTAGGcctgggacagacagggggacagccagggggacatggggacagccatggggacagggtcagggtCAGGAGGACAAAAATGGGGACGGGGAAAGGGACAGGAGTGACAGGATCAAGctcaggggacatggggacagcagggacatggggacaatggtggggacagggacagggtcaagggacagggggacaagtGTGGGAATAGCAGGGATGGGGGAGGAATGGGattggcacagggatggggacaagggtggagactgggacagggacagggacatggggacatggggacatggggacagggacagggacatgggggacagggacaaggggacagggacaaggggacagggacagtgccatCACCTGGAGCCGGAACCAGTCCAGGCGCAGCGCGGTGAAGTCAAACTGCTCCTGCTCATCCACtgcggggacagaggggacacggggacagggctgggggtggcagtgccaccacaggGGACCGGGGCCTGGGattgtcccagagctccagggacaAGGGAGACACGGAGCTGGGGTGGCACCGGCGACACGGTGAGGAGACAATgcgggctgggaggggacaatTCGGGCCGGGAGGGGACAATccgagctgggaggggacaatTCGGGCCGGGATGTGACAAACCCGCACCTTCCTTGGCCGCCAGAGCCGAGAGGGAGCTGACGAAGGACGAGAGGATCACGGACTCCTCCTCGGGGCACACCGAGAGGTTCTGCGGGCACAGGGTGGGctcaggggggctcaggggggttcaggggggctcaggggacccccagggggctcaggggacaGCGCCGCCCCCCCGGGGGTACCTGGATGACGTCGCTGAGCACGAGGGCGTCGAAGCGGGCCAGGTAGTGCCGGTGGTAGCGGCGCAGGAGCCGCAGGTGCCGCCGCACCAGCGCCCGCAGCTGCTCCAGCGCGAACAGCAGCTCCGCCAGGCGGCTGCGCCGGGGGGGCGCTCAGAGGAGACACCCCCGAAACCCCCCCGAGTCACCCCGAAACTCCCGAaccccctcagtgccccccGAACCCACCCAAAACTCCTGAACCCCCTAAATCACCCCAAAGTTTCTGAAGCGCCTAGTGCCGTGAGCGCGAGTCACCCGAAAGTCCGCCACCAGCCCCCCAGTGCCCACCGAACAGCCCCCCACGTGCTCCCCGAGCCAGAAAAACCCCGAACCCCCCCAGTCCTACCCCGAGTCCGaaccccccagtgccccccgaACCCGCCCAGTGCCCCCCGAACCGCCCAAAACTCCGAaccccctcagtgccccccaAACCCGCCCAGTGCCCGCCAAACCCGCCCAAATCTCCTGAACCCCCCTAAATCACCCCAAAGTTTCTGAACccccccccagtgccctcctCGAGTCACCCCGAAACTCCTGAaccccccccagtgccccccaaacGCCCCCAAAATCACTGAACACCCCTGAACCCACCCAAATCTCCTGAAGCCCCCAAATCAACCCAAAACTTCTGAAAATACCCGAAACTCCCGAACCCACCCAAAAACTCTGAAAGTCCTCAGAACCCCAcaaggaccccccaaaaatcccaccagtGTCCCCCgaacccccaaaatcactgAACCCCCCAGTGCCCTCCGAACCCCCTAAATCTCCTGAACCCCCCAAAACTCTCCAACCCCCCAAAACATTCTGAGACTCCCAGaaagacccccccaaaaatccacccagtgccccccaaaCGCCCCCAAAATCACTGaacccccccagtgccccccgaACCCACCCAAATCTCCCGAACCCCCCCAGATCACCCCAAAACTTCTGAAAAACCCCGAAACTCCCGAACCCACCCAAAAACTCTGAACGTCCTCAGAACCCCACAAggacacccccaaaaatccacccagtgTCTCCCCgaacacccccaaaaattcctgaacCCCTCCAGTGTCCCCcgaacaccccaaaatcactgaACCCCCCCAAACCCGGGGGGTCCCCGCGATTGTCCCCtcttgtcccctccctgtccccacctgtcgCTGAAGTCCTCGGGGTTCTTGCTCTTGGTCACGTGCTCGGCATGTCGCGACAGCCAGCTCACCTCGTCGCGACACAGCGACA
The Zonotrichia leucophrys gambelii isolate GWCS_2022_RI chromosome 29, RI_Zleu_2.0, whole genome shotgun sequence DNA segment above includes these coding regions:
- the NCKAP1L gene encoding nck-associated protein 1-like: MSLPSVYGDKLAEKLTLLNERGRGVLVRVYNLKKTCSDPRTRPAFLGDKAMEASAKFILKKFPHLDVRSSTQHLGPVHRDRGDIVRALAPFYQTFLDVLEFRDHVYELLNTIDASQCFFDIHINYDLTKGYLDLVVTYVSLVLLLARAEERRLLLGLYQCAHEMSHGASEPSFPRLAQMVLEYEHPLKKLPEEFGPHTKAVSSALLSLRAPFLRRCRDAELWRQEQLLSLLGPAGDMLSPVTSDSMACEYLSLEVMERWIILGFLACPGALGTPPCQELWRQALRGSLFVPLVRDEAVAVHKVTEELLGGLKGYGKRVADVKECREHAVAHSPALHRGRRSFLRGAVRELAALLEDQPGLLGPKALLVFVALSLCRDEVSWLSRHAEHVTKSKNPEDFSDSRLAELLFALEQLRALVRRHLRLLRRYHRHYLARFDALVLSDVIQNLSVCPEEESVILSSFVSSLSALAAKEVDEQEQFDFTALRLDWFRLQAYTSVAKASLPLSSNSDVGRAMSLVVFHTLLLDRPEELLDETSDLSHLCFYPRPLERMFAQTLDEPSMLRFAIAFPLLCAHFSRCQHPMCPEEYPQLEAAALGLCHKFLEELARVGSGCVLDACAEQHNLSQQLLPKHCAATISRARVKKTPKQPPRKGDPQRDKPGTESHRRDRTLTTNMDKLHLTLAELSLSLNHVPNFTVFGHTVTPAEYLSSHLEARLTKAIVAMAGYSQASQEVARPSEVLAGLGAYMGLVQRLGHLVALDTARLLRAVLLQQSHPRDGSGQPTLTAIYTDWYLEALLRQASTGAVLLSPALQAFTTVPREEQPLFSAAEFSDVSEMRALAELIGPYGMRFLSENLMWHVRSQVTELKKLVVENMDTLVQLRCCRAEQRPALLPRLSSAENVLKRMTIIGEILSFRAMAQQGLREVFSQHCPFLMGPIECLADVVTPDTDIQVTLSIFELASAAGVPCEVDPALVTALAGHRTGHNNNVHCLAKAIVQLSAALFTVHSKNIETHLKEFLLLASSSLLQLAQEPDKARLRNQDSIVLLLHLIVAESSFLTLDMLESCFPYVLLRNAFRQVCREPPGRAPQH